The nucleotide window GCTTGTGTGCCAGAAACAACTCGTCGAGCTGCTTTTTGTCAACAACGTCGGGGGCGCTTGTCATAAGCTCTGACGCATTTTGGACTTTTGGGAACGCAATAACATCACGGACGCTTTCGGCGCCGGTGAGGAGCATGACGAGCCTGTCGAGCCCAAAGGCCAGACCGCCGTGCGGCGGCGCGCCGTATTTAAAAGCTTCTAAAAGGTGGCCAAAGCGCGCGTGCGTATCCTCGTGCGTCAAGCCGAGCGCGCGGAACATCGTCTCCTGCATGTCCGGCGTCGAAATCCGGATAGACCCGCCGCCAAGCTCCGTGCCATTTAATATAATGTCATACGCTTTAGCGCGGCAGCTCTTTTTATCCGATTCGATTTTGCCGATATCGGCATCAAGAGGGGCTGTAAAGGGGTGGTGCATCGCCACAAAGCGGCCCTCTTCCTCGGAATACTCAAACATGGGGAACTCCGTGACCCACAACAGCCGATAGTCGCCCTTCTTCAGGAGGCCGAGACGTTTGGCGCATTCACAGCGCAGCGCGCCGAGCACGGCAAAAACCGTTTTGTCACTGCAGTCGGCGACGACGAGGATCAGGTCGCCTGTTTTGGCACCCGCCCGCGCAATAATGGCATTATTTTCGTCATCTGTGAGGAACTTGGCAAAGGAGGAGCTCGCGCCATCCTGCCCCAGACGCGTCCAGGCAAGCCCTTTAGCGCCATAAGTTTTGACAAATTCGACAAGAGCGTCAATCTGTTTTCTCGGGAAAGCATCCGCCCCGCCGGGGACAACGATACACCGGACGCTGCCGCCCTGCTCGACCGGGTCTTTAAAGACCTTAAATCCGCAGGTTTTTACAAGGTCGCTGATGTCGCAAAGCTCCAGCCCGAAGCGGAGATCCGGCTTGTCGGAGCCGAAGCGCGCCATCGCCTCATCATACGGCAGGCGGAGCAGAGGCGTTTTGATCTCGACGCCGAGTACGTCTTTGAAAACTTTTTTCAAGAAGCCCTCGTTGACGGCAATGACGTCGTCGGTATCGACAAAGGACATTTCAAGGTCAATCTGCGTAAACTCCGGCTGCCGGTCGGCACGAAGGTCTTCATCCCGGAAGCAGCGCGCGATCTGGAAATACCGGTCAAAGCCCGAGAGCATCAAAAGCTGTTTATACTGCTGCGGGGACTGCGGGAGGGCGTAAAATTTCCCCGGATGGACGCGGCTGGGCACAAGATAGTCGCGCGCGCCTTCCGGCGTTGATTTCGTAAGGATTGGCGTTTCAATTTCATAAAAGCCGTTTTCATCAAAATAGTCGCGGGCGATTTTAACGACCTTGTGGCGCAGCGAGATGGCGCGCTGCATATCGGGCCGGCGAAGGTCGAGATAGCGGTATTTCAGGCGCAGCGTGTCGTTGACATCGGAATTTTCCGTTATTTCGAAAGGCGGCGTTTCCGAAACGGCTAGAATGCGGAGCGACGTCACCGCAAGCTCAACATCACCCGTCGGCAGGTCTTTGTTTTTTGACGACCGCTCGCGCAAAACGCCCGTCACGGCAAGAACATATTCAGAGCGGACCGACAGCGCTTTTTCAAAGACATCCCGAGCTGTCCCATCGTCAAAGGCCAACTGCACGATGCCCGTCCTGTCGCGCAGGTCGATAAATAAAAGCTGCCCCAAGTCACGGCGGCGCTGGACCCAGCCGCAGACGGAGAGCGTTTTGCCGATATCGGATGATTTGACGAGACCGCAGTAGTCAGAGCGCTTAAAGCCGTTTAATGATTCCATGTGTTGAAAACTCCAGACATTATTCTTGATTTGGTTCTTTGATCGGCAGACCGTCACGCCTCGAAGGGACGGCGGTTTTGATGCGCGTGAGGACGTCCTCAAAAGGCGCAGACGTCTGCGTGCCGGTCGTCATATCCTTGACGGATATCACGTTATTTTTCAGCTCATCCTCGCCGAGGAAGACGACAAAGGGGATTTTAAGCTTGTCGGCATAGGCGAGCTTTGCTTTAAACTTTTTGTTTTCACTGTATATCTGAACGCGAAGCCCATTTTCGCGCAGCGCCGTTGCCAGAGTGACGGACGGCCCCATGTCACCGGTCATCGGCAGGATCAGAACGTCCGATGGGGCAAATAGCAGCGCATCGTTTAAATAGCCCTGGTTTTCAAGAATAAAAAACAGCCGCGTCAAGCCGATCGAAATGCCGACGCCTGGTAGCTTTTTCTCCGTATAATACCCCGCAAGGTCGTCATAGCGGCCGCCGGAGCAAATCGAACCGATTTCGGGATGATCTGTCATCGTCGTCTCGTACACCGTGCCGGTGTAGTAGTCCAGACCCCGCGCAATGGTGAGGTCCAGTCGCACATGTGACGCCGGGACGCCGAAATCCGCCATGAGGCGGAGCACCGTTTCAAGCTCTGAAAGACCGGTGTCAAACGTGTCGTTTTGGCCGCGAAACGCCGAGAGCTTCAACAAAGGGTCCTCGGCGCTGTCACGACAAGTGATAACGGCGAGAAGTTGGCTGGCTTGACTCGGCTCAAATGAAAGCTCATTCGTCATCAAGCTGAGCACCTTGTCGTCCCCGATTTTTTCAAGCTTGTCGATAACCTGCATGACGGCGTGGGCTTTTTCGCCGATCCCGAAAATGGCGAAAAGCCCGGTAAGGACCTTGCGGTTGTTGACGCGGATGACGAACTTCTCGAGGCCGAGCGCACGGAAACAGCGGTAGATAATACTCGGGATTTCGGCCTCGTTTACGATGTCTAGAGCGCCGTCGCCCACCACGTCGATATCAGCCTGATAAAACTCGCGGAAGCGGCCGCGCTGGGCGCGCTCGCCGCGGAAGACTTTGCCGATCTGATACCGGCGGAAGGGAAATGTCAGCTGACCGGCGTGCAGGGCAACGTATTTTGCCAGCGGCACCGTGAGGTCAAAACGGAGTGACAGATCGCTGTCACCCTTTGTAAAGCGGTAGATCTGTTTTTCCGTTTCGCCGCCGCCCTTGGCCAAAAGCACTTCGGACGCCTCAACAAGCGGTGTATCAAGCGGTGTGAAAGCGTAGAGCGAAAACGTGTCGCGCAGCTTTGCAACCATAAGATCGAACAGCGCCTGGCGTTCCGGCAAAAGCTCCATAAAGCCCGACAGGGTGCGGGGCGTGACTTTTTCCATGATGATTCTCCTTGATATCGACTCAAAAACAAACACGCGGGCGGGGGCAAGCCCCCGCCCTGCAGCACGATCGGAAAACGATTAATGCTTCGGGTTAACAATGTCGCGCCAGTCAAGGTCGCCGCGCTTGAGGCCTTGGATCAGGACCTCCGCCGTCGCGACGTTTGAGGCAAAGGGTACGTTATATTGGTCGCAAAGCCGCGCAATGTCATTGACGTTGCTTGACATATCCGGCTGTGTCGGGTCGCAGAAAAATAAGACGAGGTCCAGCTCGTTATAGGCGATGCGCGCGCCGATCTGCTGGTCGCCACCTTGATTGCCGGAGAGATAAAGCGTCATCGGCAGACCGGTAGCCTCTGTGACAAGCCGACCGGTCGTATTCGTGGCACAGATGGAATGACCGGCGAGAATGCCGCAATAGGCGATACAAAATTGCACCATCAGTTCCTTTTTTCTGTCGTGAGCCATCAAAGCGATATTCAATAAAGCCGCCCTCTTTCCGGATTTGTTAACCGAATTGTGTCAGGACCATTTTTTGCTGAGCGGGATGCGCTCACCGGCAAGACGCCGGGCAATTTTCAGATATTGGAGCGCTGCTTTTTTGTGCGTATAGAGAATAAGCGGCATCTCGGAGTTGGAGGCCATGAAAACGGCCTCATCCTCTTCCACAAGGCCAATCAGACGCGCGCCGACCGTGTCGATGACGTCATCCACCGTCGTGTCAAGCTGGCGAAACTTACGCGGGTTGACGCGGTTGACAACGAGGCGGATTTCACTGATCCCCATCGCGCGCAGTTCTTCGGCAACGCGCTGCCCGTCGCGCATGCTCGACATATCGAAGACAGCCACAATCAGCGCCATGTCGGCAGCCTGTGCGGCAAGGCGGAAACCGGGGCCGACGCCTGCCGGAGAATCGATCAGGCAGTAGTCGAACGTCTCCTTAATCTGCCCCATCAGAGCGGACATTGCGGCGGGGTCGATATCCTCCGGGCCGCGAAACGCCGGGGCCGACAGAAAAAACAGGTTTTCAATGTTCGGGTGCTCGCTGCACGCTTCCGTGAGCGTCGTATCGCCATCGAGGACATCGGCAAAATCCGTCACGGCGTAATCCGACATGCCGATGGTGATATCGAGGTTGCGCAAGCCGGCGTCACAGTCCATGCACAGCGTTTTATACCCAAGCGCAGCAAGGCAGGAGGAGATGGCACCGACAGAAGTCGTTTTGCCCGTGCCGCCCTTGCCGGAGGCGACGACGATCACTTTGCCCATAGGTCTCTCCAATCCAAGCCGTTAAAGTAGTTATATCATTATATACAACGACGGCGTCGTTGACAAGTCTCCATTCTGTACAAAATTATGAAATCCGGACAGCGGCCGTCACGGCAGAACCGTGTTGTCCTTGGCGGTGGTGATGCCGGGCTGTGACTTAAAATACTGTGTCATGATGTCTTTGGCGATTTCCATGATCGTGGAGCCGGACGTCCCCTTTTCTACAACAAGGGCGATAGCAATCTGCGGGTCGTCGGCCGGGGCGTAACAGACAAAAATGCCGTTATTCAGCTTGGCATTCTTTTTCGTCGCGCTTGATTGAACGGTACCTGTTTTGGCAGCAACCGGGATCGCATAGTTTTGAAAGACAGATTTGGCCGTACCGCTTGAGGCCACCAGCTTCATCCCCTGCTGCAGATATCCGATATACTCGCTGCCGCTGACCGTGTTGATCAGTTTTTGCTGCGGCTGATAAACGACCTGGGAGAAATCGGCGCTGCGGATACTGCGCAGGATCGTCAGGTTATAATGCTTGCCACCGTTTGCGATCGTCGCGACATAGTTGCTCAGCTGCACCGGTGTAAAATAGTTGATATCCTGACCGATAGCCGTAATAATGTTGTCGGCCGCGTACCAATCGTCCCCGACAATCTCTTTTTTTGTCTCCGGCGTTGCCAGCGTCCCGGCAGCCTCCGGCAGCTCGATGCCTGTCTTCGCGCCCAGACCGAAGTCGGAGGCGGTGCTCGAAATTGCGTCGATACCGATGGTGTCACCGAGCCAGTAGAAGAAATAGTTGCAGGAGTCACGCAGGGCCGTTACGATCGTTTCCGGCCCGTGCCCATGCCCTTCCTGCGTGTAAATCCAGCAGACCGGCTTAAAGCCGGTGTCGGCGTACCTCATGTAAACGCCCGTATCGTCAATGGTGGTGTTCGGCGTAATGGCACCTGACTTAAAGCCAGCAAGAGCCGTCACCATTTTAAACGTGGAGCCGGGGTTATACGTGCCCATTGTAGCCCTGTTGTAGAGCGGCTGCGTTTTATTGTTCAACAGGTCTGATATGTTATCTGAGAGCTTTGACAAATCGTACGACGGATACGATGCGCAGGCCAGAACTTCGCCCGTTTTGACGTCCGTCACGACGACGGCGCCGCCTGTGACGCGGTCTTCCTCAGTTCGGTCGGCATTGATCAGGTCGATTTTGGCGGCCAGCGCGTCCTCACAGACGGCCTGCAGACCGATGTCAATAGATAAAAAGACGTTGTTACCGGGAACGGGCTCTTTCGTCGTTTGGACATTTAAAACAGTGCCGTTATTGCTGGTTGTCGTGACCTGCTTACCGTCCGTCCCATGCAGATATTTTTCAAAAGCAAATTCGGCACCAGATTTTCCAACCATGGCACTGTAGGAATATCCGAGGGTACTATATTTATTGTCGTATTCTTCCTTGTCCATCAGGCCGATGTAACCGAGCAAATGCGCGGCATACGTCGTGTTATAGACGCGTTTTGAAGACGTTTCAATATTGACGCCGGGGTATTTCTGTTCTTTAATCATCGACAGGAAGTCGACACTGACGTCGTAGGCAAAGACATATGGGTTCAAGCTTTTGACACGGCGCATCTCAAGCTCATATCGCACCCCGATAACCAAGCGCGCGTCGTTAATATTCGTTGTAAAATCGATGCCGTAGCGCTCTTTCAGCTTGATAATCAGGTCGGAGGCGGAGATGTTCGGGTCGGCTTTGATATAACTGATAAAGGCCGACAGGCGATCTTTTTGCGTTTTCGTCATTTCGGAATCGTATGTAAACGGTGCCCCGGCCGTCACGGGGAACGTGTCGGTATACGTAATGTTGTTAGCAATAGCAGCGTGAATGAGGTCGAGAATTGTTTTGTTCGGATCACCGCTGTCAAGCAGTGCATCGAGGGAGAGCGAGACGTTATAGGAAACGCGGGAAGAGACAAGAACGATGCCGTTCCTGTCGAGAATATCACCGCGGGCAGCCGTTAGGATCGTTGCCTGTTTCGTTGTGTTGCGCGCCAGATATGCGTTTTCAGCCCCGCCCTTGTCAAAGAGCTGGAGCTTATACAGTGTTGCCAAATAAATGCCGAGAACGAGAAGGATCAAAACGGCAACGACGGCAATTCTCGAGGATTTGTAGTATTTCTGCATGGAAGGCCCTTTCTAACAGCCTGAAGCCAGAAGCGTCAGGCGGACGGAACACGCCGGCTGAGTGACCGGATAATCGGGTAAATCGGAAACGCAAAAAAAATGGAATAGAGCGTCTGCAAAAAACCGACGCGCAGCAGCGATGAAAAATCGACGCGAGAGAAGAAAAGCAGAGAGAACATGTTGACAAACGCCGTCAGGAGCAATGCGCCCAAGCAGCAGATCAAAAATGTCGGAAAGCCGCGCGCCAGCACCGTTTCGGACAGGATGCCGACGCCGATGCCGATAATGGTGAACGTGACCGTCATGAGCGCGACCGGCTGATTGAATGAAATGTCGCAGAGGATACCGGCCAGCAGCCCGTAGCCGGCGCCGCGGGCGCTGCCTTCAAACATAGCGATGCCGACAACGACAAGCGGCAGAATGACAGGGAAAATACCGGCAATCGGCAGGTACGCAAAAATCATAGATTGCAACATGTAAACGAGCACGATGACGAGGATATGTGCCAGCAGGACAGCCGGAATCTGGATCTTGGACATGTTATTCCCCGTTTCCTGTTATTTCAAAACTCGTGATCAGATAGACGTTTGTGAGGCTGCTTAGGTCGGCAGCCGGCTTGATTGTGGCGTAACGGCGGATGCCCGTATCATAGGTACTTACATCCTGCACCGTCCCGATAACGAGCCCGGCCGGCAATATTCCCCCCTTGCCGGAGGTGATGATGGTATCGCCGGTGACGATATCCGTGGAGTCCGGCAGATAGTCGAGCTTTAGCATGTCCTGACCCATCAGGGTAAAGTCGCCTGTGGCGATGGCGTGCTCGTCATTGCGCTCAATATACGCGCCGACGGAAAACGTCGTGTCCAGAACGGTGACAACAGTGGAGGAGTTTGAGCTGACAGCACTGACAACGCCGACAAGATCGCCCGTTTCCGTGATCACACAATCGCCAACCTTGATGCGGGAGTTCGACGAGCCTTTACTGATGGTGAAGGAGGACGACCAGTTTGAGACGCTCCACGAGATAACAGAGGCCATGTCGTATTGCTTGTAATCGGGATGACGCGCGCTGAGCTCTAAAAGGGCGCGCAGCTGCTCGTTTTCATTGGACACGTCCGTATACTCTCTGTAATCTTGCTGGAGCTTAGCCAGCTCTGCTTTAAGGCTCTCGTTTTCTTCAACGACCTTCTCATACTGGTTTATATAACCATATAGGTTCTCATATTCCCTGGCGACGGACGAGGCGATGCTTTTCAGCGGTTTTGATAGCGACATCAGGGAGTTCGTGAGAAAACCAGGACTGCCATTTGTATTGACCGATATGAGCGTCAACGTCGCGATGATGACCGCGACGATTAAGACGCCTAAAACTCTGATTCTCAAAAACCGTTTCATTTAATTACCTGCTTTCGTACCGTCGGCCGGTAAAGCCGCAAGGTCAACGCCGAACGCCCGCAAGGCCGTCACAAGGCGGCAGAGCGGCAGCCCCATGACGGTGAAAAAATCGCCCTCAATGCGCTCGATAAAGACGGCGCCGCGGCCTTGCGCGCCGTAAGCGCCCGCCTTGTCCAGCGGCTCCCCTGTCGCGACATAGGACGCGATTTCACTGCCGGACAGTGCCCTGAAGAAAACATCGGTCTTCTCCGCAAATGTCACACGACGGCCGCTTTGAAGGAGCACGACGCCGGTGTAAACCGTGTGGCGGTTGCCGGAGAGGCGTTTGAGCATATCTGCGGCTTCAGATGCATCACGCGGCTTGCCGAGGGGGACACCGTCCAGATAGACAAGTGTGTCGGCTGCCAAAACAATATCGTCTCTGCCCGCGCGGGATGCAACGTCCTCCGCCTTGGCGAGGGCTATCTGACAAACGGCTTGCTCCGGCGGGAGCGGGCCGGTATCCTCCTGTGTGTCGGCCGGGATGACTTTAAAGTCTTTCAGGCCGAGCATGCAAAGAAGCTCGCGCCGACGCGGCGAGGCTGAGGCGAGAATAAGGCCCATTATTCCACTCCCCTGAAATACAGCCCGCGCGTGTACGTACCGGGTTCATAGTCGCCCTGCCCCAGGTAACGGCGGAAAACAGCCACGCATTCAACGGCGTTTTCCGTTGTGAACATGAGCCGCTCCGCCCAAAGACCGAGCTTGGCTGTCTCGTTAAGTTTATCGGCCAAAAAGAGCTTCTTGGAATTTAAAACAACATTGCGGCACTTATATTCGGGGACGATGGGGAAAAACGCGCCCTGGCGGTCTTTAAGGCCGGACGGGTTATCACAGGTGCACAGATTGGTGCTGTTTTTGACGATGCAATTTTCCGTCAGCATAAGCGGCAGGCGGCCGTAAACAATCAGCTCCGTGTCGAGCGGTTTTGAGAGATCGCGGATTTGTTCAAGGCGGAGCTCAAAAGAAAGCGTTGCCGACAGCAGGCCGATGTCTTTCATAGATTTGAGCGTCTGGGAATTGTAAATATTCAGGCCGAAATCACCGCGTGCCTCAAAGCCCAGACTCTTGACGAACTGGATATGGCCGATGTTGCCGATGAGTGCTTCGGTGATGCCCATACGGCTTGCTTTTTCAAGCAGACTTGTAACGTCTTTTTTCTCGCTGTCAAAGATAACGCGCGGCAGCCGGACGGCAACAGTGATATCCGGATCGTCCAAAAACGGAATGAGGGCGTCATCATCGTCGCGGAGTTCTTCAAGTGGTAAATATAAAACACGCGGCTGTAAAACGGCCAGCTCCTTAGACAGTTGCGCGGATTTCATGACGGAGATTGTAAAAACCGGCTTATCCTCCCGGTTGAGCAGGCGGAGGCCCGGAATAAATTCCCCTTCCAGGCGGGGCTCAAAGTGTTTGCGCTTTTCCATGAGCTCGGCAAGCAGGTCGCGCCGCATTTCATTGATGGCCGCAGCCGGCAGTGACAGGCCGCCGTCGACCGCGCTTTTAACACCAACGCAGTAAAACGGCGTGCCGCCCGTTTTGTGCAGCTGTGTCTGCAAGGCCGTCGCCGTCAGCTCCTTGTGGAACGCCGGTTCCGGCGCAAGCCCCTGCGTCATGGCCTGATTTCCCTTGTCGTCGACAGCGGCAAATTTTGAAGGCTCGCCAAGCCGGACAACGCCCGCAAAGCGGACGGGAATGCGTTGGAACTCGCCGTGCAGATAATTTTTCCGCGCCGTGGCAAAAATGACCTGATCGCCTTTTTTCTCCTCTTCACGGATGCCGAACATATCAACGCCCTTTTTCCCGACATAATAGCCGTCCGTAAAGCCCTGTCTGGAAAAAGCCTGCTCCAGGGCACGCATATCATCAGCCGAGGGTTGTTTTCTTTCTTTAACGGCCTGTGAGTAAATGCCGGTAACGATCGCCGCATATTCCGGCCGACGCATGCGGCCTTCGATTTTCAGGCTTGTCACGCCGATTTGTTCAAGTTCCTCGAGGTGTTCAATCAGGCAGTTGTCTTTAAGGCTTAGAACATATTCGGCGGTGTGGCCGCCGGTGCTGTAATTCAGGCGGCACGGCTGCGCGCAAAGACCTCTGTTGCCGCTGCGGCGACCGATCATGGCGCTCATATAGCACTGGCCGGAGTAGCACATGCATAAAGCGCCGTGCGCGAAGACTTCTGTTTCAATCGGCGCATTCCGGCAGATATAGGCGATTTCAGCCCGAGACAGCTCCCGGGAGAGGACAACGCGGGAGAGACCCATCGCTGCCGCGAGCTTGACCCCTTCGAGATTATGAATGCTCATCTGTGTGCTCGCGTGCAGCGGCATTTCCGGAGTCGCTTGGCGCAGGGCGCGCAGAACGCCAAGGTCCTGTATGATAAACGCGTCAGCGCCGTGGCGGCAGGCAAATTTAGCCTGCTCGGCAAGCATTGGGAACTCTCTGTCAGAGGCAAGCGTATTAAACGTGACGTATATTTTAACGCCGCGGATGCGGCAGTATTCGGCGGCTTTACGAAAATCTTCCGCAGTAAAATTCTTCGCATTTCTGCGGGCGTTAAAATTGCCGAAGCCGACATAGACCGCGTCGGCACCGTTTTGTACGGCGGCGATGACCCCCTCGGAAGAACCGGCGGGGGCAAGTATTTCAAGCATGTTTCATCTGCCTTTCACTGAGGGAAAGTGTTGTGATACACCATGGCCCAGTATCGTCAATGGCTTGTCTGAAAGCCAAAAAAAAACGGACGACAAGACGGCCGGCCGAGCCGACATTCTTTTTATAAAGATAACATATCTGCTAGTAATGTCAATAATAAGCCTGAGACAAGGCAAAGGCTTGACAGGGTTCAACGCGGCGCTATTTAAAAAACCCATTGTGAATAAACGTTGTCTCCCGGGCCATCACGAAGGCGGACGGGTCGACGTGATAGACAATACGCTGCAGCTTTTTAAGGTCGCTGCCCCGAATTTCGATAACGAGCAGATACTTCTCATTGCCGAAAGCCGAACTGTTGACGTTCAGAACGGAGACGCCGAAACCAGCGTTTTGGATGGCCTCGACAAGACGGTCGTTTTTCGAGCTGGTGACGATTTGGATATCGAGAAAGCCTCTGAGAAAAGTGTTTGCCAGTCTGCCGCCGGCCCATGTCCCGGCGGCAAAGCCGCCGGCATACGATAGCGCGACAAAAAGGCTGCTGCCGCCTTTGCTGATAGCGGCCTGAACAATGACATACCAGACAAAAATCTCGACAAAACCAATGGCGGAGGCCGCCACGATTTTGCCCTTAACCGTCAAAATGGTGCGCACCGTACCAAGCGAAACATCGACGATCCTGCAAAAAAAGACCTGTATACACAGTAATAACAGTTCCATAAGGCCTCCTCAGGCATCATACCGCCCCAAGACGGCATCGTTTCGGCGACATAACGGGCTTTCAATGTCCGCCGTCGCCGTATAGAATTAATTTTGACATAATTATCATGATTTAATCGCCGGGCGGCATTGCCCGGCGAGACATTTGCTGATATAATCAGAGCGCAGCAGCGATGACAGCCGCGCCGCTGGACAGCGGGGTTTTTAGGCCATCGTTCGATTGTTGTCAAACAGGAAAGGAGAAGCGCCGTTTTGGATGTTAAACTCGTTTTGTCAGGCTCCGAAGCAATCACACTGAGCGGGCAGGCAGCCGATAAACTCATCCGCGCCGCCGACGGTGACGCGGCGCTTTTATACTTGTATCTGCTGAGAAACGGCGGAACCGTAACGGCACGGCAAGCGTCAGAAATTCTCGGCCGAAGCGAAAGTGCGGCCGCCGGGGCAATGGCCGTCCTCGGTCGGCTTGGGCTCATTCACTTTGACGAGGCCGCACCGGCCCCCCAGAAGGACGAGACGCCGGAATATACGGCGGAGGACATCAAAAACGAGCTGCAAAACGGTTCTGTTTTTCACGCGCTCGTACAGGAGATTCAAAAGAGCCTTGGCAAAATTCTCACATCCGACGACCTGCTGCGGCTTTTCGGCATTTACGACAGCCTCGGCCTGCCGCCGGAAGTGATTTTACACCTTGTTACCCACTGCATTGATGAGAACAAAAAACGCTATGGACTCGGGCGCGTGCCGACAATGCGATATATTGAGAAAGCCGCCTATACATGGGAAAAAGAGGGCGTTTTATCGCTGGAGCGGGCCGAGGCGTATCTCAAGCGTTTGGAGACCGAGCAAAAAAGCATCCGCGAGATGAAAAAGGTGCTTCAAATTAAGGACAGGGAACTCTCATCGGGTGAACGAAAATACGTTGAAAGCTGGCTGGCACTTGGCTTTTCGCCGGAGGCTGTTGAGCTGGCTTACGATAAAACGCTGCTCAAAACGGGCCGCCTGGCCTGGAGCTATATGGATTCCATCATCATGAGCTGGCACAGCAAAAATCTGCATACC belongs to Oscillospiraceae bacterium CM and includes:
- the aspS gene encoding aspartate--tRNA ligase — its product is MESLNGFKRSDYCGLVKSSDIGKTLSVCGWVQRRRDLGQLLFIDLRDRTGIVQLAFDDGTARDVFEKALSVRSEYVLAVTGVLRERSSKNKDLPTGDVELAVTSLRILAVSETPPFEITENSDVNDTLRLKYRYLDLRRPDMQRAISLRHKVVKIARDYFDENGFYEIETPILTKSTPEGARDYLVPSRVHPGKFYALPQSPQQYKQLLMLSGFDRYFQIARCFRDEDLRADRQPEFTQIDLEMSFVDTDDVIAVNEGFLKKVFKDVLGVEIKTPLLRLPYDEAMARFGSDKPDLRFGLELCDISDLVKTCGFKVFKDPVEQGGSVRCIVVPGGADAFPRKQIDALVEFVKTYGAKGLAWTRLGQDGASSSFAKFLTDDENNAIIARAGAKTGDLILVVADCSDKTVFAVLGALRCECAKRLGLLKKGDYRLLWVTEFPMFEYSEEEGRFVAMHHPFTAPLDADIGKIESDKKSCRAKAYDIILNGTELGGGSIRISTPDMQETMFRALGLTHEDTHARFGHLLEAFKYGAPPHGGLAFGLDRLVMLLTGAESVRDVIAFPKVQNASELMTSAPDVVDKKQLDELFLAHKQNSED
- the hisS gene encoding histidine--tRNA ligase, which produces MEKVTPRTLSGFMELLPERQALFDLMVAKLRDTFSLYAFTPLDTPLVEASEVLLAKGGGETEKQIYRFTKGDSDLSLRFDLTVPLAKYVALHAGQLTFPFRRYQIGKVFRGERAQRGRFREFYQADIDVVGDGALDIVNEAEIPSIIYRCFRALGLEKFVIRVNNRKVLTGLFAIFGIGEKAHAVMQVIDKLEKIGDDKVLSLMTNELSFEPSQASQLLAVITCRDSAEDPLLKLSAFRGQNDTFDTGLSELETVLRLMADFGVPASHVRLDLTIARGLDYYTGTVYETTMTDHPEIGSICSGGRYDDLAGYYTEKKLPGVGISIGLTRLFFILENQGYLNDALLFAPSDVLILPMTGDMGPSVTLATALRENGLRVQIYSENKKFKAKLAYADKLKIPFVVFLGEDELKNNVISVKDMTTGTQTSAPFEDVLTRIKTAVPSRRDGLPIKEPNQE
- a CDS encoding methylglyoxal synthase; this encodes MNIALMAHDRKKELMVQFCIAYCGILAGHSICATNTTGRLVTEATGLPMTLYLSGNQGGDQQIGARIAYNELDLVLFFCDPTQPDMSSNVNDIARLCDQYNVPFASNVATAEVLIQGLKRGDLDWRDIVNPKH
- the minD gene encoding septum site-determining protein MinD, producing the protein MGKVIVVASGKGGTGKTTSVGAISSCLAALGYKTLCMDCDAGLRNLDITIGMSDYAVTDFADVLDGDTTLTEACSEHPNIENLFFLSAPAFRGPEDIDPAAMSALMGQIKETFDYCLIDSPAGVGPGFRLAAQAADMALIVAVFDMSSMRDGQRVAEELRAMGISEIRLVVNRVNPRKFRQLDTTVDDVIDTVGARLIGLVEEDEAVFMASNSEMPLILYTHKKAALQYLKIARRLAGERIPLSKKWS
- a CDS encoding penicillin-binding protein, yielding MQKYYKSSRIAVVAVLILLVLGIYLATLYKLQLFDKGGAENAYLARNTTKQATILTAARGDILDRNGIVLVSSRVSYNVSLSLDALLDSGDPNKTILDLIHAAIANNITYTDTFPVTAGAPFTYDSEMTKTQKDRLSAFISYIKADPNISASDLIIKLKERYGIDFTTNINDARLVIGVRYELEMRRVKSLNPYVFAYDVSVDFLSMIKEQKYPGVNIETSSKRVYNTTYAAHLLGYIGLMDKEEYDNKYSTLGYSYSAMVGKSGAEFAFEKYLHGTDGKQVTTTSNNGTVLNVQTTKEPVPGNNVFLSIDIGLQAVCEDALAAKIDLINADRTEEDRVTGGAVVVTDVKTGEVLACASYPSYDLSKLSDNISDLLNNKTQPLYNRATMGTYNPGSTFKMVTALAGFKSGAITPNTTIDDTGVYMRYADTGFKPVCWIYTQEGHGHGPETIVTALRDSCNYFFYWLGDTIGIDAISSTASDFGLGAKTGIELPEAAGTLATPETKKEIVGDDWYAADNIITAIGQDINYFTPVQLSNYVATIANGGKHYNLTILRSIRSADFSQVVYQPQQKLINTVSGSEYIGYLQQGMKLVASSGTAKSVFQNYAIPVAAKTGTVQSSATKKNAKLNNGIFVCYAPADDPQIAIALVVEKGTSGSTIMEIAKDIMTQYFKSQPGITTAKDNTVLP
- the mreC gene encoding rod shape-determining protein MreC codes for the protein MKRFLRIRVLGVLIVAVIIATLTLISVNTNGSPGFLTNSLMSLSKPLKSIASSVAREYENLYGYINQYEKVVEENESLKAELAKLQQDYREYTDVSNENEQLRALLELSARHPDYKQYDMASVISWSVSNWSSSFTISKGSSNSRIKVGDCVITETGDLVGVVSAVSSNSSTVVTVLDTTFSVGAYIERNDEHAIATGDFTLMGQDMLKLDYLPDSTDIVTGDTIITSGKGGILPAGLVIGTVQDVSTYDTGIRRYATIKPAADLSSLTNVYLITSFEITGNGE
- the maf gene encoding septum formation protein Maf → MGLILASASPRRRELLCMLGLKDFKVIPADTQEDTGPLPPEQAVCQIALAKAEDVASRAGRDDIVLAADTLVYLDGVPLGKPRDASEAADMLKRLSGNRHTVYTGVVLLQSGRRVTFAEKTDVFFRALSGSEIASYVATGEPLDKAGAYGAQGRGAVFIERIEGDFFTVMGLPLCRLVTALRAFGVDLAALPADGTKAGN